The Elaeis guineensis isolate ETL-2024a chromosome 5, EG11, whole genome shotgun sequence DNA segment GGATTGTCCGGCACCtgatcgcctgacaccggatcgtccggcacccgatcgcctgacaccggattGTTTGACGTCCCGACGATGGGACACCTGACGTCGACTTGACCGGACCATCTGTCGGTGAGGTCGGCAAACTCGGTCCAGGACGCAGCaaggaatccactcctttcgcccgacgtcCTACCTGCGTGGAGACGCGGGCTGATGCgacatcaggctcaggagtgggggggcaactgttgggatataccaacCGACCGGTTCCATCCGACCGACTGATTCCATCCGACCGACTGACTCtatccgaccgactgacggaccgATCGAGAGTATgccggtcgggcagaccctttctGTCCTCCCGACCGACTACACCGGGGGGTCCGGTGTCCGACTCCCGCGACGGGCCCGGCTGACCGTAGGAGGGGTCCGAAGCTCTACCCGGCGCCCTTCAGTTGgccaccgacccaaggtcggacGACTCCTCCAGGCACCGTACTACCGCCAgggactgtcagccctgacaacggcatgcggcgctACCGCCTagcggcattatcccgcctatggcTTTGTCAACCCTAGTAATTTGACGGCCCCATGACGATTTGAcatctttacggcgactctgacattctacagtgaattgacaattcttcaattgtccacgccattaatgacggcgccataccatgctccactatatatatcggggaaggcaatagTGCAAGGGGGTCCTTCCGAAAAACTCTCAGGCTtgctccctttctttctctctctcgattgagctctctgtcttcattttactgttgcccagtctcctctctgacttgaccgtcggaggatccccgccggagccacctccggtcagtgtggactttcttttgcagacgctcgttcccgacgatcaggcgatgagGAGATTGGCTGCAACAGTCACCGATTCTACCGAAGATATTTGCGAGTTTGATCGAGCTACATCTCGGAGAGAAAAAACAAGACCTTCCTCGTAGTCGTCTACGTTAGATGGTTTGGATGTAAAATATGAAACTGCAATTAAATATTATTGTactaaatattattaaattttatttatttattttgattaaatataaaattaaatattattgaaTTAAGTGTTGTTGAATTTTATTTAGTTAAGATAGATATGATTATAAAatgatagtataaaaatttagagatgatagaaataaaaaaaatatttaatattatttaattagatttggattggataaattttaattattcggTACTGGATTGCGATGAGTTtaggtaaaaaaaatttaatccagATAACATTTAGACTGGATTTGGGTAATTTATGGGATGTTTAGGTTTGGGTTTGGATCGTTAGATACTAACCCGGCCCGATGCCATCTCTACTCGCCGCCCACCTCAGCTTTGCCTTCTTCCTCAAGGCAAGCGCCAAACAAAATAAAAACTCCCCGTCATATTTGGATACGAGCCTCGGAACTCCGCCATAACCCGCACTCTCAGTTCGCGaaccctcctcttcttctctctcccagGTGCGTTCCCCCCGTTCATCCATAGtacttcctcttctctttctcgaTTTGAACTTGGTTTTGTTCTTTTTTGTTTTATCTGTGTCTAGATTTCATGTTTTTTTGCTGTAATTTCATATCGATTGAACTGTGGGGTTTTGATTTTTCGACGGTTTCTTTTCTTCTCACGAATAATTTACGGTTCCTTCGAATGGTTGTGCGGTTTATGGTTTTAGATTTTTGTTCATATATTCTCCATTCTTCATTTGTTATATTACTTTAAATTGGAATTCGATGGTCATATTTATTACTGTCTTAGAAAACTTAATCTCTTTCGCTGTTTATTAAAATCTGAAGAtcgaagaaataaaaaaagaaaaaagaaaagaaaagaaaagaaaactttgGTGCTTTTCCTCCTCGATTATAGATTTAGGACTTGTTTGGTTGACGGAAAGTGGTGGGGCAAAGAGGCACCTCCTGAAAAATGGACAGAGGCCTCTTGGTTGGAGTTTTTTTCCTGAAAGTCACTTCTCACATGAGAAGTGGAAATCTATGGGAGAAATGGGTTTTAGCACTTCTCATAACATGGAAAGTAGcgttactttatttttttttccaaaacacTCCTTTAGATTAATggctaagattttataaaatatcaatggatggttaggataaaataccaaataatgatataatattatattaatattattctaatatttatatgaatataatactgatattataatattttttatattataatattattttaatatttatactaattttatatttatactaatataatatttctattaatattaatataatattatattcatatattaataaatttattatattaaaatattaatattatattaatatatattagtattatattaacataataaattattatagtttaatattatattataatatattaatattatatttatatcaatataaatattatattaatataaatattatattaatatttatataaagtttaggagcaaaaagatatggtcttatatctactaagggtatATAGGTATTTTGCTCAACCAAACACAAGCTGCTCTGCAATAAGTTACTTTCTCATGGTCAATCAAGAATACCAAAATCCTATTCTCAAGAAATAACTTTTCAAAAAGTTATTTTCtgggaagaaaaattcttctcacGAGCCAAATGAGTCCTTAACAATTGGTATTTACCACTTTTTGATGCCCTTCCTTTTTGGGGTTTTGTTCGCTCACTCACGTAGGAGTGGATTCTTGCATGGATGGATTGATGGAAAGATTTTTGCTGATGAAATAATTCCTTTGGGTTCTTTGTTATTGCTAATCCTCGTGTGTTCATCGCCCTTTCTCCCTTCTATCTTCTGCTACCACTGTCTACTAATGTGAGATGGTATAGGTCTCTTTCCTAATTTGATGAAGCTGACCCCTCTTTTTTTCTGTTATCTACATGAGGGTATAAACTCCATTGGAGCATCCAATGATCCATGGATGTCTCTGAGCTGCATCAAGAATGTCATTGTAGAAAATATAGGTTGAGAACTTGAAATTGAACAAACAGAGTATATAGGTAAACGAATGTGGATTTGATTCAAGTGGTGGAACTTTGGTCAGGCGTTTGTTTCGACAACTAGGTTCTGTTGTATGAAGTCTGGAGTTGGATCAAGACTTAATTTATGTTGGAAGTTGAGAACAATTTTGGATGCACTATTAGTGTATCTGACACAGTTGATAGTTGAATAATAGTTTCATCAGATAGCAGAAGAACTAGTTATACAGCATGAGTCAAAAATGCTGGGATTAAAGAACTGGGCATTGAATGGTAGGTGTACGGAAATGGAATTGTCAAAGCTAACTCCTAATAGATTGGGTTAGGCTTGGAGTTTCCGTTTTATGTTTTGTACTTCTCTAGTCCTGACCTTTCTCTTTTGCTCTCTGATTCTTTTTATATGCTCAAATAATTTCATTTATTTTAGCTTCTGATCAAATTAATCATAATTTGATCCGCTAATTCTAAATGGCTCATTTGACTTTGTTTGAAGATTATTCAAGACCATTTCCATTTTATGTTGGTAATTGGTGTTCACTTGTATACAAATTTTTGACTTGTTATATAAGTCTGACAAGATGGCATGTGAGTTTTCAAACCTGTGGAAGTTTGGGATGTAGGATGATGACCGTTAGGTGAGATTTTTGAGGATGGGTGAACTTAGATGGATTTCACAATTGATTATCCATACCAGAAAATTAACAGGAGGTAAAATGAATGCAAATAAAAACATCAGATATTCAACTACTTAACTATATGGATTTCTTAATATGTGTGGCCTATAACCTTTCCCCAACCTGGCTAGTTTGGAGAGAAACTTGGACTTGGTGGCTGGAACTTGATTTTTCTGATGTAAGATCAAACAGAGCTCCttcttttatgagaaatatatagtCTTAAAACCTCAGGTCTTTTGCTTTGTTGTGCAGGCCTCATATTGTTGCAAAAAATGTGAGATGGGATTAGGAATTGTAAGAAATTAAATTTGGAAGTGGAACTTACAGGTTTCTACTAATGCATTTGAAAAACCCCAGATCAAATTTGTCGATTGGATCATCAGCCCGATTGGAACTCAATCACAGACGGAACGGGTTCGTTTTTCACAGTCTAAATTTCACACAATAGAGAGAAATAAAATTGTGCTGGACTAAATTGCACAAACTGAGCAATTAAGCACCAAATCGTAATTTTCCTACTTAAAAATTAAGAAGGCAATGGGCAGTCTCTGTTTTTCTACTTTTCACAAAAAGACGAAAATTTTTTTGCTcagttttctttttgtttcatgCACACACATCCACTGTCTTTTGTACAATTGCTTTTTATATATATTCACCCACACCAGTGCCACCAATGTGGCCTGCATCCCACAAAGTAAACTACCACATACACGCGTGGCTTTCTGTATGGCCACTATGCCGTGCAGCAAATTGCTCGGCAGTTTACACAAAACTGCCcaacgattttttttttctcaaaccgGATCGTGTCAAGCCATCATGGGCATCTATCCAGTTTTCCAACATCTCTCACTTGCACATGATGGCATCGACATGATTAAAATTCTCTCTTATACACATTCATACTCGATAAGTAAACCGTGTGACCAGCAAGCATACTAGAGTGATAATGTCATGCACCTGTTAGGGATACATAACTACTCATGATCCAATCCTCAAAAATTTGCTCGTATCTTGCTGTATCCCAGACTTATTTTGTTACACCGATCCAAGTATCTCTGATCTCTCATTTTCACAAACGACATACTATTGCAAAGAGCATACTTGATCTCTCACATTTAATATATTCACAATTATGTCTCACATAGATGACATAATTGATCGATCAATGAATATATCTCAAGATGTAAACAAAAATTAGTCTTCCTTTCTGACTTGAGTCTATTGGTCTTAACACAACTGCTTTCCTAGATATGCCCTGTAAAGCCGAATCTCTCATGGCCGTTGGCAACATGCTAAAGTAGCGATCATGGAAATTAAGACCTCAAGAAACAGTCAAAAGTCAAAAAGCATATTGAGGTTTTATAAACCTCAAGGGCCTCACATAGTGAGGCAACAGGGATCCATTCACTCACTTCTCAGTCTTCTCTTATTGATCGATTACGCACATGTGGTATGAATCACATACTATGGTGTTTTTTCTCTTTCAAAGAGAGCGCATGTTATTAATTTCTCAATAATAACACTGTACAAACTTAAGTTCAAATACAGCTCGGTATCTAACCTGAATTCTCCAATGGCTCCACATAATGTCTTTCAATTGAGAATCCATATCTGGTGACTAATAGGCTAAGATAGATAGTGGGAGcattgataaatacttaatttaggatgctagaggcactaaatattgtaatcattaatgttattttattaagaatttaatgctatctagtctattttgcagctaattgggagtttgggttcatacgattcaatttagactcaaattggttcagatttgagtgaaccaagcaatcagctcttatttcagtgtgaacgcAACTTAAAGATTAAGGGTTAGGAAGCAATCTCTCCAATCAAATGtccagattaaaaaataaatggaactaagtgtgaacacgacttaaagatcaacggaagggaatcaatatgaagatccaaggatTTTTATTCACGctcccatctctcttttcatgaaactctagcctccccactctataaatagaaccctaAGGCCttcattttcttgaatcaagccaACGCCTAAGTTCTCTtgaagcttctctctttctctctccctcttcctcttcttcataagtctaggggaggtactaaccctagcacaacatattcctccatagatctCTTTTTCATATTCCATCAAATTTAGGAGAGGttctaatcctagtgccgctatcATTTCTCTGTTACATATCCGCTTCCATCAATCTTTCTTCTTTGGAGTTTCTGTACCAAGCTTTCCAGCCATCCTGTCGCTGTCTACACGGAGGAAgacgaaggattcaaggagacacatccaccatcgggcgcagcaagaagatcaacttggtttagttgtcttgtatcgtaattttatttcttttctttatgtatgcttctttattagattaatgaaaaataattttatttttcatgcttctttcttagttttttttacaatttattaatttttttttgcgtTTTCAAAAAAATCAACTAAGATCTCCGGCAACAGtatcaaaatttgatgcatgtcgtagcataccaaaattaactctactcactactatgtagataggatgagtcgagatgcTAAGACGTCGATCATTACAACCTGATTTACACCCATTAGACCTAGAGCTAGAAAAAACGATTCGAATAAACCAAATCAAAATCATAGATCCAAAACAAGAAACTGACCCACCACGATAATTGAGAGTATTTTACTCCCTCATCTTACACTTACTCGTCGTGTATCCAGCCTCCTCCTGTGGAGGTGGCACAATACGAAATTAAGTtcagcattattcaaatgcttcCATCATTTTATGGACTGACGAATGAGGATCCGTataaacacttggatgaatttcttgagatatgctccacagtaaaaattcaaaacttctccgatgatgccctcaggttgaaacagttttctttttcacttaaggacaaagccaagcattggttaaacttcctagattccataatcatttcaacttgggaccatcttcagagagaattcctcaagaaatatttttcaattggaaaaacgaatcaaattagaaaagccatcactagtttttcctaactggatggtgaactttttcatgagacatgggaaaggttaagagATCTTATTTGTAAATGCCTCCACCACGTTGTCCCCAAATGGCAACTTGTTCAGTGTTTCTATGATGGTCTATCGAAGAAACACCGACAAATAatcgatgcatcatgtggtgggacattcatgctaaagagtgaggacgaggcttggcagctctttgaaatacttagtgagaaCTCCCTACATCACATGTCTGctacctctagagaacaacccatgtctcaacagaaaagaggtggaatctatcagattagaaatgttatggatatccacagtaaggtagatgagttgtcccaaaaattagactgtCTTCTGAATACCGGACACTCTTCGATTCTACCTAATCCAGTGCAagatgtttgtgcattgtgtgcaagcccgactcattttgttagtgaatgtccaaccgcacctcaattttctgaattTGTGCATGAGCAGGTCCAGCAAGCTCAAGCCCAACAAGCTCGTAAATtagaaaatgatccatattcgaacacttataactccgatcggagaaaccatccaaattttttctggagatcaCAGCCAGTGGTTAGCCCTACTGTACCTAGACCAAATTATCAGGACCCGACATATAGGCATAGATCATACCACCAGTTTCAAAATACTCCTCAACCATTTATCACTGGtcatagctcagcttttgaggatcaGATTCTAAAAGCGCTAGAACGATTAGAAATCAACacccagacccttaactcccacacgcaATCCATtgttaagctagagacccaaataggtcaactagcaaccgcagtcagtaggagagaaggagaaaaattatctaGCTAATCTGAGAGCAATCCGAGAGGACAATTCATGGTTGAGAGTTTCAATACTCCAGATACCTTTTCTGAACAcgtcaaatcaatcatgactctcaaaagtaggaaggtcattgaacacacgaataaaatcaatgagaccgatCCTAGACCTCTGACTAAGTCCAAATCATCTAAGAGCAAGGAGGACACAAAAGTAGAAAAgggaccaactgcaccggaatcaccttacttgcctaaagtcCTATTTTCGAGTGTCCTAAAAGCCCCCACTTGCCTAAATAGTTTGTCGCCTTTGTTAAGGTCAGCGATAATACTTTTCGATGCCATTTGTAAGTCCAAATTCTACAAAAAGATAAGGTACTATTTAGTGCCCAACACAACACATTTATTTTGCCAAAATGCAAACAAAATTAATAATAATCTAGCATAAGGCATGGAATCGAAAGTTCACTAAGTTCCCAATCATCGTCCATGATCCAAATGTCCAATCATCATTAATTTGGTTTCATGATGCAAAAATTTTGGTTCTTGTGCATTTAGTATTTCAAATGCCACAATCATTTGCACAAGAACTCCCACTCATTGTAATATCTCTAACAATCAATAAATatgcaataaaaaatattttaataaacatTGCATTCATAGAAAAATTACGATTAAAAATGTGCATACATAATAACACATAATAATTAGAACTAATTCAAATTAGAAACAAAGAGTCTCACATAGCTACATAAGCTATTTAACACATGATTCCAAAGAATTAATCCCTAAAAGCACACATTAGTGCTGCCACCTAAGAACTCTAAGCCTCTTCGAGATCATCTCTTCCACGTCGTTGAGCACTCTCATGATTGCTTCTCGGACCAACGACATTCCTAAGTTTGTGCCTTGATGGACTCGGAAGCTAGGGCTCATCGAGTATAAAGTAGTCCTCATAGCCCTCGAAGTCATGAACTCTCTAACAAACGCTCGAACAACTTGAGCGTATGTAGTGATATCTTCCCTAAGATAGATATCTATGAGGAGGGAGGATCAAGGCTCACTCATTGTGGTAAGCAAAGTGATGGTCCTTAATAATTCGCTCATGAAATAGCCAGCATGGATAAGCTCCTTGATCATCTTGTTCACAATCTTGATGTGAGTGATCACATCATGCCCAAGTCTCATACAATAATGATGCAGTTCAAATACCATCTCCCTGACCCTTTGTCTTTGAGCCATAGTTCTAATGACTCTTGGCATCCTAATCATAAGTGGTTGCCTTGCTATTTTTCCTACAACACATGAAGGAAAAATGTTTCAATTAGGGATGACCATGCATCGCATGAACAAAACATAGAGAATAAGCACTTATGACACAAAGTCACTTCCGCGATCATCAATGCACATTTCTCAAGTGTTTTTGGAATCATGTGTTTGAACTTCAAACTCTTTAAGTGAGATGGGAATTCGTTTTCAATAATTACTTTCATTTTTTGGAgcttaaaaatttttgtttattcAATTAAGCCCTTAAAATCTATTCATTTTCCTCCCTGATGTTCAAATGCCTAATTCTCTCTATTGGTAACGAAAAAATTCGAGCCGCATATCAAAATAAATCTGGTAACACGAATTTTATAACGGTACAAGATTTACTTACAGAAACATGATATACACAGAGAAATTGCACCAAGAAATTTCTATTCCAGAATTTTAATCTGCTTATATCTCATGCCATTTAAGTCCATTTCATACCAGTTATACCGGATTCAATCAACATATCATAGGCTTCTTTTACGTAAAATTTCATAGCCTAATTCAATACATACAGTGACATGCCATTAGTGGTATCGAAGTTCCATGAAATGAAAAATACGGCAATTCGGGGCAGATTTAATCATACATATAGCCCTCAAAATCATGTAGCAGGCCAGAAAACAACCGAATCTGGCTCTGAATTCAGTATTTTTTGGGCTTCATGCTTTGTAAAATTAATCTATTAGCCTTTACAAAAATCTCGATGATTGGTACAATCCAAGTTCCAAGATTTTGTTTTTGCCCTCAGTCATATGCGTAATGAGAGTTAATTATCTTAAGAAAATTGGTTTTATTCCTCtaaaagatgtattatcaattcAAAGAAGAAAGTTTTCGAGACCGTGTACAGGAAATGTTGTGCAGCTGTCTTGTCCAAAAATTGGTTTCCTCTCTATTTATCGTAAAAGAACCTGCATTATAACAATGTTTAACGTATGGATTGTGCAAGCAcactaaattttgtgaggacatGTTCATGGCAGCATTGCACTGGCTTTTAGTGCTGGACGACGCCATGAACTTTCACGTCAAATTTGTAGACTTTCTTGTCTCAAATCCACTTACATGTCAGGAAGGCAGTTTGATCCAATTCCGGCTATCTGCTAATGCTTTGTTCCTCTGTATCCCTTACCCGGAGAGATTAAGGTGGAAAATATGTGTGGCATGCTAGTAGTTTAAGCTGTAACAAAAATCGTTTTTGGACTGCTTTTTTATGTTTAAAGTCTGATCCCATTTATTTGGCAAAATGGCACTCCAACATTATGAAGCTGTAGCACTAGTGCTTGATTTGTGATTGACTTTTATCTATCTGGCAATTAAAACTATGCGCATCATAGTTCCATGTGAACATGTGCGGAAGAACTAAGCTAGTTCCTTTAACTCAGGATGGAATCCCAAAAACCTCAATCCGAAAACAATCCAGCGATAACCTCATGCCGAAAGAAGATATCAGAGGATGCCACCTTTTTGCAAGACCtgagagatcatattgatgagttTATTCATGCTTCCATGGATGAGCACAAAATTTGCTTTAAGAAGACCATTCAAAAGGTGAGTGGCAACCAAAACATATACTTCTACATTCTCATGTCAAGTAGCACTATTTTATATGTTTGCTTATCCTGGGAAAAGGGCAAGTAGGAATATTATTCGTGCATTTATTCTGTTTTTGTTTGATGTGGTAGTTATGCATTTATTCAAAATTCCATTCGGTTCTTTGTTGCAGATGCTTGGAATGTCCAAGGTTGTTGCAGAAAGGACTGCAGAAGCTAAAGAAGTCGAAAGTTCTTTGTCCCTTCAGACAACCGTGTCTCAGTGAGAATCTGAAAGTTTGTTGTGTCCGATGTCTTGTTTCTTTATGCCCGTCTTCCAGGGTGATAACATTCTGTGTGTTTTAAGGCTTGCATCAGTGCTGCTGTTGGGTGGGAAAAATTATCACAGCAAAAAAGGGTCTGAAAAGAGCCTTCTGCTTTTTTCACAAAATAATGCTGTATGGTTTAACGGAATCATGGATTCCAAGCTTTTTTCAATCTATACTACCTAGACGTTAGATTGAAAAATCTTGATCATTAGGGCCGGCAATTTTAGCCGACTCGTCGGATCTGATCTGAATGGGATGAATTTTATCTGATTAGAATTTAGGATGGTTATgggttataaaaaaaaatatcctgaATGAGTTTAGGTTGATATGGATAAGTTTATGTTTCGATCCGAATTCGattcgatatatttttttaaaaattataataattttatattatttatgtgTATTAGATTCAGCCAATCCTTTTTATTTATCGATCGAGGATGGATCTGAGACGTGTATGAATGTAAGATTTTTTCTTGTGGGATGAATACGAATGTAAGCCGATCCGATCTGTACCATATCCATTGTCATTCCTGAAGATAAATTTTCAAGCGGAGGACGTTCCATGACATAGATCTAAACAATAACTAGAGCTGACAAAAAAAAGAGTATAACAAAGCATGATGCTTCTGGTTATCTGTGCTACAATTGGAATTTGGAGGAAATTACCTCAGCATTCTAGAGGAAATTACCTCTTACAACTATCATGGGtttgattctctctctctctctctctctctctctctctctctctttttgagctTGTCTCCACGCTTGGCAACCAGACAAACACCTGAAACTAGTTATCAGGCTGGGATTTgataaaaccttaaaactctggCAGGTTTATAGGTTGAGGCTGCCGTCATAGACCaggtgtttttctttttcttccccccACAAGCAAACCAAGAGGAAGAGAGCTCGATTAGTCTAGAGCAACAGAGCAAGAGAGGAAGAGCGGGC contains these protein-coding regions:
- the LOC105045458 gene encoding uncharacterized protein, with translation MESQKPQSENNPAITSCRKKISEDATFLQDLRDHIDEFIHASMDEHKICFKKTIQKMLGMSKVVAERTAEAKEVESSLSLQTTVSQ